A single region of the Ziziphus jujuba cultivar Dongzao chromosome 10, ASM3175591v1 genome encodes:
- the LOC125421022 gene encoding receptor-like protein 6, with protein MKFWKAEKDCCSWDGVTCDFKTGQVVGLDLAHSWLQGPLHPNSSLFKLRHLQEINLSFNNFTFSPIPSEFGLLSRLRHLNLSFSMFSGNIPSQISFLTNLVSLDLSTFKFPDDTNLLYLSKIDFTCIIQNMTNLKRLHVGQVNISSPIPESLANLSSLTSLSLDGCGLHGNFPGNIFQLRKLQFINLACNILLSGFLPHFQSSSSLGVLNLDCTKFSGKLPNSIGYLKSLKRLSLWNCNFVGPIPSSIWNLSQLVRLDLSYNHFTGHELPSTLGNLAKLTVLALESCELSGQLPSSLVNLTRLERLFLSRNSITGPIPASIGNLRQLQVLNLSDNVFSGQIPVLLGNLSLKILDLSYNNLDGVIPSFLFMLSSLKWLILPNNQLTGSLFMQNISSSQLEALDLQCNKLNGQIPLSMFKLVNLEFLALKGNKLSGTVELSNFSKLVKLKFLSLSYNSLSIANLSTTELPKFGTLSLSSCNIGEFPDFLKSQDQLESLDLSYNGIEDQIPNWLWGAKGNKKLDYMDLSGNKLHGSLIVPPLSISYFYISNNNFEGGIHPSFRKWNNLRVLDISNNHFGGSVPRWSCNFSSYLQELNLQGNNFEGSLHEMFTCGSMHSLKLLDLSHNQFEGQIPQSLSNYSKLQILNLGHNQISGIFPFWLQNLPELRVLVLLSNKFYGPIWHPHKFWGFVKLGFMDLAFNNFNGSLPSEYFTNWGVMMVKDVDGKKPFFTFLGVSSPKYGTLSYLMGVMNKGVNMEGYEISVIFKSIDLSNNRFDGEIPSSIGNLQALISLNLSSNSFTGPIPSSIGNMRELESLDLSNNKLFGRIPQQLKNLSFPEYLNVSQNQLTGPIPEGGQLDTFSSSSFEENPGLCGSPFSKKCEAEKTPSAFESKEIESENGFTWKAVVMGYGCGFVVGSIIGYVLIFRQGPTGLFWRSFVGRYIHER; from the coding sequence ATGAAGTTCTGGAAGGCCGAAAAGGATTGTTGTTCCTGGGATGGTGTTACTTGCGACTTCAAAACCGGACAAGTAGTAGGCCTGGACTTGGCTCACAGCTGGCTTCAAGGACCTTTGCATCCCAACAGCAGCCTCTTCAAGTTGCGTCATCTTCAAGAGATCAACCTTTCCTTCAACAACTTCACTTTCAGCCCAATCCCCTCCGAGTTTGGCCTCCTTTCGAGGTTAAGGCATCTCAACCTCTCTTTCTCCATGTTTTCTGGGAATATTCCATCTCAAATCTCATTTCTTACCAATTTGGTTTCGCTTGATCTCTCAACTTTTAAGTTTCCTGATGATACTAATCTTTTGTATCTCTCAAAAATAGACTTCACATGCATTATCCAAAACATGACAAATTTGAAACGACTTCACGTGGGTCAAGTTAACATTTCATCACCCATACCTGAATCCTTGGCAAATTTATCCTCCTTGACATCTCTCAGTCTTGATGGTTGCGGTTTACATGGCAATTTTCCAGGGAATATCTTTCAGCTTCGTAAGCTACAATTCATCAATCTAGCATGTAACATTCTTCTCTCTGgatttcttcctcattttcaaTCTTCTAGTTCTTTGGGGGTCTTGAATCTTGACTGCACAAAATTTTCAGGAAAATTACCCAACTCAATAGGCTACCTTAAGTCATTAAAAAGATTGTCtctttggaattgtaattttgtagGGCCTATTCCTTCTTCAATATGGAACCTTTCCCAGCTTGTGCGTCTTGACCTCTCATACAACCACTTCACCGGTCATGAACTTCCATCCACATTGGGAAACCTTGCAAAACTTACAGTTCTAGCACTTGAATCTTGTGAGTTGAGCGGGCAATTACCCTCTTCTCTTGTAAACCTCACACGACTTGAACGTCTTTTTCTTTCGAGAAATAGTATCACTGGTCCAATCCCAGCTTCTATTGGAAACCTCAGACAGTTGCAAGTTTTAAATCTTTCAGACAATGTTTTTAGTGGTCAAATTCCTGTATTGCTTGGAAACCTCTCACTGAAAATTTTAGATCTTTCATATAACAACTTGGATGGAGTGATTCcttcatttttgtttatgttgtcTTCTTTGAAATGGTTGATTCTCCCTAACAATCAGCTAACAGGCTCCCTTTTTATGCAAAATATCTCCTCTTCTCAATTGGAGGCTTTGGATTTGCAGTGTAACAAATTAAATGGACAAATTCCACTGTCGATGTTCAAATTGGTAAATCTGGAATTTCTAGCGCTTAAAGGCAACAAATTAAGTGGCACAGTTGAGTTAAGCAACTTCTCAAAACTGGTCAAGCTCAAATTTCTTTCACTTTCGTATAATAGCCTATCTATAGCAAACTTGAGTACAACTGAACTTCCAAAGTTTGGAACGTTATCTTTGTCTTCATGCAACATAGGCGAATTTCCAGATTTCCTTAAGAGCCAAGATCAATTAGAGTCACTAGATCTATCTTACAATGGAATTGAAGATCAAATACCAAATTGGTTATGGGGTGCCAAAGGGAACAAGAAATTGGACTACATGGACTTGAGTGGCAACAAGTTGCATGGATCACTTATTGTTCCACCATTGTCCATATCCTACTTTTACATCTCAAACAATAACTTTGAGGGAGGAATTCATCCATCATTTCGAAAATGGAATAATCTTAGAGTCCTTGACATCTCTAATAACCACTTTGGCGGAAGTGTTCCGAGATGGTCGTGCAACTTCAGCAGTTATTTACAGGAGTTGAATCTGCAGGGGAACAATTTTGAAGGGAGTCTACACGAGATGTTTACATGTGGAAGCATGCATAGTTTGAAGCTTCTAGATCTGAGTCATAATCAGTTTGAAGGACAGATTCCACAATCCTTGAGTAACTATAGTAAGttacaaattttaaatctaGGACACAACCAGATAAGTGGCATCTTCCCATTTTGGTTACAAAATTTGCCAGAGTTGCGAGTCCTGGTGTTACTGTCGAATAAATTTTATGGTCCAATATGGCATCCACATAAGTTTTGGGGTTTCGTAAAGTTGGGCTTTATGGATCTAGCTTTTAATAACTTTAATGGAAGTTTACCATCAGAATACTTTACAAATTGGGGTGTCATGATGGTTAAAGATGTTGATGGAAAGAAGCCATTCTTCACATTTTTGGGAGTTTCGTCACCAAAATATGGAACTCTGTCGTACCTTATGGGGGTGATGAACAAGGGGGTGAATATGGAGGGCTATGAGATATCAGTTATTTTCAAATCCATTGACCTCTCTAATAACAGATTTGATGGAGAAATTCCAAGTAGCATTGGTAATCTGCAGGCCTTAATTTCCCTCAACTTATCCAGCAACAGTTTCACAGGTCCCATCCCATCATCTATCGGAAACATGAGAGAGCTTGAATCATTGGATCTATCAAACAACAAGTTGTTTGGTAGAATTCCTCAACAGTTGAAAAATCTCTCATTTCCTGAGTATTTAAACGTCTCCCAGAATCAGCTCACAGGCCCGATTCCAGAAGGTGGACAGTTGGATACATTTTCAAGTTCATCTTTCGAGGAAAATCCAGGATTATGTGGTTCCCCATTTTCAAAGAAATGTGAAGCCGAGAAGACACCATCTGCTTTCGAAAGCAAAGAAATAGAATCAGAAAATGGTTTTACTTGGAAAGCAGTAGTAATGGGATATGGATGTGGATTTGTGGTTGGATCTATCATCGGATATGTCCTCATCTTTCGACAAGGTCCAACTGGTCTTTTTTGGAGAAGTTTCGTAGGAAGATATATCCACGAACGCTAG
- the LOC125421023 gene encoding receptor-like protein 6 produces the protein MRTWKAGTDCCSWNGVRCNKKTGDVVSLDLSMSWLQGPLLPNSSLFRLNQLQKVNLAYNNFSFCSIPSEFGQLSRLTYLNLSFSEFSGIIPSKISWLTKLISLDLSSYSYFFYEMDFLFLRKVDQTRFIKNLTNLRELHLSGVNLSSSSPLLESLVNLSSLTSISLYGCGLVGEFPKSIFLLHNLQSIDASNNLLLTGFLPEFNSSSNLKSIHISMTNFSGTLPDSIGNLKSLKVLDLSNSYFSGTVPSSIGNLSQLTSLGLSSNNFYGRLPDSISNLKSLNTMGLDSCNFSGTFPSSLENLSQITFIDLSRNEFHGQLPSLRKLVKLTVLSLSSNKFSGEIISSLLNVTQLGYFDVSTNNFDGGVPSFLFNMSSMGVLSLSGNRFTGPLIIQNISSTHLEILSLSGNKLNGRIPSSISKLAKLVILELNSNSFSGTVDLGIFSKMKNIKNLDLSDNSLSISNVRMISTLPMFWILTLSSCNISEFPGFLKDQNHLTVLDLSNNKIGGLIPKWFLSIGIETLYFLDLSSNFISGWEEAPLKLPWKILNMLDFHSNQLRGSPVVPPPPSILFFLISENNLTGRIHPLFCELSNLKILDMSNNQLDGTIPQCLGNFSNSLEILDLKGNNFHGNIPHMSTNASNLKTLDLSYNHLQGKVPKSLLNCKDLEVLNLGHNKINDKFPFWLQNLSELQVLVLRSNNFYGPIWDPHKFFGFMKLRIIDLSFNNFSGSIPSEYFSNWSSMIKPPDGNESQLHYMGHESGYYVDSVIVMNKGMEILLVKIITIFTSFDLSNNRFNGKIPSTIGDLQSLIVLNLSSNSFTGLMPSSLENLTKLESLDLSKNKLNGRIPQELTSLTFLAYLNLSENNFTGPIPQGRQFNTFLNSSFEGNPGLCGTPLSNKCEYNNGTPSSEPDNESESVVGFSWKIVLMGYACGVVIGVVIGHVTISRRLNWFLIRTFCGNIRI, from the coding sequence ATGAGAACTTGGAAAGCTGGAACTGATTGTTGTTCATGGAATGGTGTGAGATGCAATAAGAAAACCGGTGATGTAGTAAGCCTAGACCTGAGCATGAGTTGGCTTCAAGGTCCTTTGCTTCCAAACAGCAGCCTCTTCAGATTGAATCAGCTTCAAAAGGTCAATCTTGCCTACAACAACTTCAGCTTCTGCTCCATTCCTTCCGAGTTTGGACAGCTTTCGAGGTTAACATATCTTAACCTCTCCTTTTCCGAGTTTTCTGGGATTATTCCATCTAAAATCTCATGGCTGACAAAATTGATTTCACTTGATCTTTCATCTTATTCATACTTTTTTTATgaaatggattttttatttcttagaaAAGTTGACCAGACGAggtttataaaaaatttgacaaatctAAGAGAGCTACACCTAAGTGGTGTAAACCTTTCTTCATCATCACCACTACTTGAATCCTTGGTAAATTTGTCTTCGTTGACATCTATCTCTCTTTATGGATGTGGTTTGGTGGGTGAGTTTCCTAAAAGCATCTTCCTCTTGCATAATCTACAATCCATTGATGCTTCGAACAACCTTTTGCTCACAGGTTTTCTCCCGGAATTTAATTCCAGCAGCAACCTAAAGTCAATACACATCTCCATGACAAACTTCTCTGGAACATTACCTGATTCAATTGGCAACCTCAAGTCCTTGAAAGTTCTGGATCTCAGTAATTCTTATTTTTCAGGGACAGTTCCATCTTCTATTGGGAACCTTTCTCAACTCACAAGTCTTGGCCTTTCATCGAATAACTTTTATGGAAGATTGCCTGATTCAATTTCGAACCTCAAGTCCTTGAACACGATGGGTCTCGATTCTTGTAATTTTTCAGGGACATTTCCATCTTCGCTTGAGAACCTTTCTCAAATCACATTTATTGATCTCTCACGGAATGAGTTCCATGGTCAGCTTCCATCTTTGCGGAAACTCGTGAAGCTCACTGTTCTTTCACTGTCGTCTAATAAATTTAGCGGTGAAATAATCTCATCGCTTTTAAACGTCACACAACTAGGATATTTCGATGTTTCCACAAACAATTTTGATGGAGGCGTCCcctcatttttatttaatatgtctTCTATGGGTGTCCTGTCCTTGAGTGGTAATCGGTTTACGGGCCCTCTCATTATCCAAAACATCTCTTCAACCCATTTGGAGATTTTGTCACTAAGTGGAAACAAGCTAAATGGTCGAATTCCGAGTTCGATATCCAAACTGGCAAAGCTGGTAATTCTTGAGCTTAATTCTAATAGCTTCAGTGGCACAGTTGACTTGGGCATCTTCTCCAAAATGAAAAACATCAAGAATCTTGATCTTTCAGATAATAGCCTTTCCATATCAAATGTACGTATGATTTCTACTCTTCCCATGTTTTGGATTTTAACTTTGTCTTCATGCAACATAAGTGAGTTTCCTGGTTTTTTGAAAGACCAAAATCATTTGACGGTTTTGGATCTTTCCAACAACAAGATTGGAGGCCTTATTCCCAAATGGTTTCTCAGCATAGGAATAGAGACTTTGTATTTTCTAGATCTTTCTAGTAACTTCATTAGCGGTTGGGAGGAAGCCCCGTTGAAGCTTCCATGGAAGATACTCAACATGTTAGACTTCCATTCCAACCAGTTACGAGGTTCACCTGTAGTTCCCCCCCCCCCATCCATATTGTTCTTCCTCATCTCGGAAAATAACTTGACAGGAAGAATTCATCCTCTATTTTGTGAGTTGAGTAATCTTAAAATCCTTGATATGTCGAATAACCAGTTGGATGGGACCATTCCACAATGCTTGGGTAACTTTAGCAATTCTCTGGAGATATTGGATCTCAAAGGGAACAACTTTCATGGAAATATTCCGCACATGTCTACAAATGCAAGCAATTTAAAGACATTGGACCTAAGTTACAACCATTTACAGGGGAAGGTACCAAAATCATTACTCAATTGCAAAGACTTAGAAGTTCTAAATCTTGGCCACAATAAGATAAATGACAAATTCCCTTTTTGGTTACAAAATTTGTCAGAGCTTCAAGTTCTTGTATTGAGATCAAATAACTTCTATGGTCCTATATGGGATCCTCATAAATTCTTTGGCTTCATGAAGTTGCGCATTATTGACCtgtcttttaataattttagtgGAAGTATACCATCGGAATACTTTAGTAATTGGAGTTCCATGATAAAACCTCCTGATGGAAACGAGTCGCAGTTGCATTATATGGGTCATGAGTCTGGTTATTATGTTGACTCGGTGATTGTGATGAACAAGGGAATGGAGATTCTATTAGTGAAGATCATAACCATTTTCACATCCTTTGATCTCTCAAATAACAGATTCAACGGAAAAATTCCCAGTACAATAGGTGATCTTCAATCGCTAATTGTGCTCAATTTGTCAAGTAACAGTTTCACCGGCCTCATGCCGTCGTCTTTAGAGAACCTCACTAAGCTTGAATCATTGGATCTCTCTAAAAACAAGCTCAATGGTAGAATCCCTCAGGAACTAACAAGTCTCACATTTCTTGCATATTTGAACCTGTCGGAGAACAATTTCACGGGCCCTATACCACAAGGCAGACAATTTAATACATTTCTTAATTCATCTTTCGAAGGGAATCCAGGGCTATGTGGAACTCCATTGTCAAATAAATGTGAATATAACAATGGTACACCAAGTTCTGAGCCTGACAATGAATCAGAATCCGTGGTTGGTTTTTCTTGGAAAATAGTACTGATGGGATATGCATGTGGAGTAGTAATCGGCGTGGTCATTGGACATGTCACAATATCAAGAAGGTTGAACTGGTTCCTAATTAGAACTTTCTGTGGGAATATTCGCATATGA